AGGGGTAGAACAGCTGGCCCCGGATCTCGAAGTACTCGGGCGCCCGAGCGGTACCCGCGGTCGGCGCGGCGCCGGAGGAGTCCGGCTCCTGCAGCGCAGCGGTGCCGAGCTTCGCCTCCTGGACGACGGCGGCGGTGTAGGTGCCGCGAGCCGTCGGGTCGGGCAGGGCCGACGGGTCTGCCGCCGGCGCGAGGGACGGCGTCGCGGTGGCCGTCGGTGCGAGTGGCACCAGCAGAGCGCCTGCCAGGGCCGTCACGGCGAGAGCGCTCCAGCGCTTCGTGGTGAGCAACTTCAAGGGGAGTTCCTAACGTCGTGGGGTCATCGCCCGAGAGGCCCCAAACGGACATTACGAACCCACGATTTCTCGGCAGTTGCTGTAGTGATGCTTTCAACTACCGAGCGAATGAGACACCCGGTCGCGCCCCGGATCAGCCCTTGCGCACGCCGCCGTAGATGCCGCGACGCACGATCCACGGCTGCAGCACCGTGTTGATCGTCCACGCCGGGAAGCGGTAGCCCTTGCCGGTCGGCGCGAAGACCTCGAGACCGTTCGGCTGGACGCCGACGACAGATCCCCACCGGCGCTTGGCCGGCTGGAAGGTCTTGAGCGCGCCACCACGGAGCGCCGCGATCACGTTGTCGGCGAGCAGGCCGTCGGCGCGGCTGCGCGCCGAGTTGCGCAGCGGGTCCGTGGCCGCGACGTCGCCGATCGCGAAGACGTCGTTCCGACCGGTGACCCGCAGGTGCTCGTCAACCGCGACGAAGCCGTGTTCGTCGAGCACGTCCGCGGGGAGCCACCCGGTGTTCGGCCGGACCCGGCCGATCGTCCAGAGCACGGCGTCCGCGTCGACCGGGTCCTGGCCCGTGCTCCAGGCAACCGGGCCCGCCGTGATCTCGTCACAGGCGAAGCCGTCGGGGATCACCGCGCGGTGGCCCGGGTGCACCTCGACGCCGAGGTCGTCCAACCGACCGGCCAGCGTGGTCCACACCCGGTGGTGGTGCTGGGGGAGTGCGCGCTCACCCGGGAAGTAGAGGTGGACCTTCTTGTCCGGCCAGGTGCGCGCGACGTTGAGGGCGGAGCTGACGGCAGCCGCACCGCCACCGAGGACGACGACGGTGCTGCTCGATGCGAGCCGGTCGTGGGCGGAGGTGAGAGCTCCCTCGACCTCCGCCTCGGACTGCAGCTCGGGCTTTCGCCAGAACCCGTTGGTCACCCCGGTCGCGATCACGAGGGCGTCGTAGGACTCGGTGGTCTCGCCTCCGTCGGGTCCCGCCACCGTGACGGTGCGGCCGTCCAGGTCCGCGCCGAGGATCGAACCGTGCACGGTGCGGACGCCGTCGAGCTTGCGGTACCGGTCGAACGAGATCCAGTAGTCCCGGGCCCAGTCGCTCGGCCGGGTCAGCCGGACGCCGAGCTCCTGGCCGCTGACGAGTCCCGGCTTGGAGGAGATGCCGACGACGTCGGCGCGCTTCGCCAGGTGGATCGCGGTCAGCAGGCCCGTGTCGCCGAGACCGGCGACGACGACCTTCGGCCTGGTCCTGTCACGAGGGCCGCCCTGGGTCACGCGGCGGCCTTCTTCCTCGGCGGCCGCGGGAAGAAGCGCGGGACCCGCGCGATGACGTCGGCGTACGACGGACGGCGCTCGAGGCTGCGCTGCTCCATCATCGGGATGCTGGCTCCCTGGAACATGGCGTACATCCCGAGCGCGCCGACGAAGACCCACCACCAGTCGTCCGGGTTCGCCGCCAGCCCGAAGAGCCCCAGGGAGAACCAGAAGCTGAACTCGCCGAAGTAGTTCGGGTGCCGTGACCACGACCAGAGGCCGGAGTCCATCGCCTGGCCGGGCTGGCGGGTGTCGGCGAACCGGTACATCTGGACGTCAGCGGCGTACTCGAGCACGACCGCGCCCAGGCCCACGACCAGCGCGACGTAGTCCAACCAGCCGACGTCCTCCGACGCCCGGGTCAGCACGACGTAGACGGGCAGCATGCCGGCGAAGACCTGCAACGTCGGGAACACGTGGATGGCCATCAGGTCCACGGCCGCCTCGGCCTTACCGGCCTTGTCGCGCAGCAGCGGGTAGCGCCAGTCCTCGTGGTGCAGGCCGGGGAAGGCGTAGATCCAGTTGCCGGTCAACCGGACCGCCCAGACGAGCACCACCACGGCGACCAGCCAGGTGCGGGTGTCGTCGGCCGGCGTCCCGGACTCGATCCACCAGGCCAGCATCAGCAGGGGAGGCAGCACGCTCCAGTACGCGTCGTAGAAGCTCGAGTTGCGGTGCATCCGGCTCGCGGCGAAGACAACCGCGGTCGCGATCAGGTCCGCGATCAGGCCGTCCAACCACAGGTGGTCGGTCTCAGGTCCCCACGCCATCCAGGCACCGCCGGCGCCGAAAGCGACCACGTAGGCGATACCGACGCGTGCCAACGACTCGGCCTTGCTCATCCGCTGCTCAGC
The DNA window shown above is from Marmoricola sp. OAE513 and carries:
- a CDS encoding DUF1295 domain-containing protein produces the protein MSAEQRMSKAESLARVGIAYVVAFGAGGAWMAWGPETDHLWLDGLIADLIATAVVFAASRMHRNSSFYDAYWSVLPPLLMLAWWIESGTPADDTRTWLVAVVVLVWAVRLTGNWIYAFPGLHHEDWRYPLLRDKAGKAEAAVDLMAIHVFPTLQVFAGMLPVYVVLTRASEDVGWLDYVALVVGLGAVVLEYAADVQMYRFADTRQPGQAMDSGLWSWSRHPNYFGEFSFWFSLGLFGLAANPDDWWWVFVGALGMYAMFQGASIPMMEQRSLERRPSYADVIARVPRFFPRPPRKKAAA
- a CDS encoding FAD-dependent oxidoreductase, producing the protein MTQGGPRDRTRPKVVVAGLGDTGLLTAIHLAKRADVVGISSKPGLVSGQELGVRLTRPSDWARDYWISFDRYRKLDGVRTVHGSILGADLDGRTVTVAGPDGGETTESYDALVIATGVTNGFWRKPELQSEAEVEGALTSAHDRLASSSTVVVLGGGAAAVSSALNVARTWPDKKVHLYFPGERALPQHHHRVWTTLAGRLDDLGVEVHPGHRAVIPDGFACDEITAGPVAWSTGQDPVDADAVLWTIGRVRPNTGWLPADVLDEHGFVAVDEHLRVTGRNDVFAIGDVAATDPLRNSARSRADGLLADNVIAALRGGALKTFQPAKRRWGSVVGVQPNGLEVFAPTGKGYRFPAWTINTVLQPWIVRRGIYGGVRKG